A single Actinomadura algeriensis DNA region contains:
- a CDS encoding YrdB family protein, giving the protein MRLPGPLHVVNEGLAFLIEMAAFAVLAWWGFTVGDSILINIVVGLAAPAAAITLWGLFAAPKARFKVGLPIVLLVKTAVFAAAALAVLGVGHPVLALVFAAIALVNTALATLDRDARFRTARDEPASG; this is encoded by the coding sequence ATGCGACTTCCTGGCCCCCTGCACGTCGTCAACGAGGGCCTCGCCTTCCTCATCGAGATGGCGGCGTTCGCCGTGCTCGCCTGGTGGGGATTCACGGTCGGCGACTCCATCCTGATCAACATCGTCGTCGGGCTCGCGGCACCGGCCGCGGCGATCACCCTGTGGGGCCTGTTCGCCGCACCCAAGGCCCGCTTCAAGGTCGGCCTCCCGATCGTCCTGCTGGTGAAGACGGCCGTGTTCGCCGCCGCGGCCCTCGCCGTCCTCGGCGTCGGGCACCCCGTGCTCGCGCTCGTGTTCGCCGCGATCGCGCTGGTCAACACCGCGCTCGCCACGCTCGACCGGGACGCCCGCTTCCGCACCGCCCGGGACGAGCCGGCCTCTGGATGA
- a CDS encoding methyltransferase: protein MGAGQGRTDVSDEPVVGWGEDGRDRRARWRSESAPPPRRVLIADDGTRADDAYRAACEGTALLWRGDFQNARQLLRAMARRVDTPPRKRKKTEPSGVQAFHLFRQARAQRARTLGMVLVPVDAGHVIPLRRAPDVRDACAEAYGTCEEPYVVPLRELLGVIGAHEWRRKGVPVPALGDDRIHPHYGVFSPIRGEYVDLVARAPLPPGVTSAFDIGTGTGVLAAVLARRGVGRVVATDLDPRALACARENVERLQVPVEVVQADLYPDGRAGLVVCNPPWIPAKPATPLEHAVYDAGGRMLRGFLDGLGDRLEPGGEGWLILSDLAEHLGLRTRGELLAAFAAAGLEVLDRLDAAPVHPKAADADDPLHAARAAEVTSLWRLRRDSGGRSPGR, encoded by the coding sequence ATGGGTGCTGGACAGGGGCGGACGGACGTGTCGGACGAACCGGTCGTCGGCTGGGGCGAGGACGGGCGGGACCGGCGCGCGCGCTGGCGTTCGGAGAGCGCGCCTCCGCCCCGCCGGGTGCTGATCGCCGACGACGGGACGCGCGCGGACGACGCGTACCGCGCGGCGTGCGAGGGCACGGCGCTGCTGTGGCGGGGCGACTTTCAGAACGCCCGGCAGTTGCTCCGGGCGATGGCGCGACGCGTCGACACGCCTCCGCGTAAGAGAAAGAAGACGGAACCGTCCGGTGTCCAGGCGTTCCACCTGTTCCGGCAGGCGCGCGCCCAGCGCGCGCGCACGCTCGGCATGGTGCTGGTGCCGGTCGACGCCGGCCACGTGATCCCGCTGCGGCGGGCGCCGGACGTCCGGGACGCGTGCGCCGAGGCGTACGGGACGTGCGAGGAGCCGTACGTCGTGCCGCTGCGGGAACTGCTCGGGGTGATCGGCGCGCACGAGTGGCGGCGCAAGGGCGTCCCCGTGCCCGCGCTCGGCGACGACCGGATCCACCCACACTACGGCGTGTTCTCACCGATCAGGGGCGAGTACGTCGATCTCGTCGCGCGCGCGCCACTCCCGCCTGGGGTGACGTCCGCTTTCGACATCGGCACCGGTACGGGCGTCCTGGCGGCGGTTCTCGCCCGGCGTGGAGTGGGACGGGTCGTCGCCACCGACCTCGATCCGCGCGCGCTTGCATGCGCCCGTGAGAACGTCGAACGGCTGCAAGTGCCCGTCGAGGTCGTGCAGGCCGACCTTTACCCGGACGGACGCGCCGGGCTCGTCGTCTGCAATCCGCCGTGGATTCCCGCGAAGCCCGCGACGCCGCTGGAACACGCCGTCTACGACGCGGGCGGGCGGATGCTGCGAGGCTTCCTCGACGGCCTCGGCGACCGGCTGGAGCCGGGCGGGGAGGGCTGGCTGATCCTGTCCGACCTGGCCGAACACCTCGGACTGCGGACGCGCGGCGAACTGCTCGCCGCGTTCGCGGCGGCGGGCCTGGAGGTCCTCGACCGGCTCGACGCGGCGCCCGTCCATCCGAAGGCGGCCGACGCCGACGATCCGCTGCACGCGGCGCGGGCCGCCGAGGTCACGTCCCTGTGGCGCCTGCGACGTGACTCCGGTGGGCGGTCTCCGGGCCGATGA
- a CDS encoding MmyB family transcriptional regulator, which produces MDMDRRELADFLRRSRERLRPQEVGLPAGPRRRTPGLRREEVSLLAGMSADYYMRLEQARSPQPSTQLLAALARALRLTEDERDHLYVLAGHRPPAGPFAGEHVRPGLLHLLDRLDGTPAQILGDLGDLLAQNAAAEALFGCVCTVDGPDRNIVWRWFTDPFVRSAYPADDHADIARVHVADLRAAVARRGHDAASAALVERLHGTGGEFTRLWERHEVAVRRTSRMRVLHPEIGTVEFDAEVLVTPAEDQRLVAYAPPPGSRSVEALELLRVIGPETAHRSHVAGATGT; this is translated from the coding sequence ATGGACATGGACCGTCGCGAACTCGCCGATTTCCTCCGCCGTTCCCGGGAGCGGCTCCGCCCGCAGGAGGTCGGCCTGCCCGCCGGTCCGCGCCGCCGCACGCCCGGCCTGCGCCGCGAGGAGGTCTCGCTGCTCGCGGGCATGTCCGCGGACTACTACATGCGGCTCGAACAGGCCCGCAGCCCGCAGCCGTCCACGCAGCTCCTGGCCGCGCTCGCCCGCGCGCTGCGGCTCACCGAGGACGAACGCGACCACCTGTACGTCCTCGCCGGGCACCGCCCGCCCGCCGGACCGTTCGCGGGCGAGCACGTCCGTCCGGGGCTGCTGCACCTGCTCGACCGGCTCGACGGCACCCCCGCGCAGATCCTCGGCGACCTCGGCGACCTCCTCGCGCAGAACGCGGCGGCCGAAGCCCTGTTCGGCTGCGTCTGCACGGTCGACGGGCCCGACCGCAACATCGTGTGGCGCTGGTTCACCGACCCGTTCGTCCGGTCGGCCTACCCGGCGGACGACCACGCGGACATCGCCCGCGTGCACGTCGCCGACCTGCGCGCCGCCGTGGCCAGGCGCGGGCACGACGCCGCGTCGGCTGCGTTGGTCGAGCGGCTGCACGGCACCGGCGGCGAGTTCACCCGGCTGTGGGAGCGGCACGAGGTCGCGGTGCGCCGCACCAGCCGGATGCGGGTGCTGCACCCCGAGATCGGGACGGTCGAGTTCGACGCGGAGGTGCTGGTGACGCCCGCCGAGGACCAGCGTCTCGTCGCCTACGCGCCGCCGCCCGGCTCGCGTTCCGTGGAGGCCCTCGAACTGCTGCGCGTCATCGGCCCGGAGACCGCCCACCGGAGTCACGTCGCAGGCGCCACAGGGACGTGA